From a region of the Mycobacterium intracellulare ATCC 13950 genome:
- a CDS encoding thiamine pyrophosphate-requiring protein: MSKQEVSDYLLERLRAWGVEHVFGYPGDGINGLLAAWGRADNKPQFIQSRHEEMSAFEAVGYAKFTGRVGVCAATSGPGAVHLLNGLYDAKLDHVPVVAIVGQTNRSAMGGNYQQEVDLLNLFKDVASDYVQMVTVPEQLPNVLDRAIRIAMTQRAPTALIIPSDVQELPYSPPEHAFKMVPSSLGIEYPDIAPDDAAIARAADVLNAGKKVAMLVGTGARGAHEELAEVADLLGAGAAKALLGKDVLSDELPWVTGSIGLLGTRPSYELMMGCDTLLTVGSSFPYTQFLPQFDQCRAVQIDIDGRMIGMRYPYEVNLVADAKSALRALIPHLRRKEDRSWREGVEKNVARWWETMDKEAMVSADPINPMRLFSELSPQLPENAIVTADSGSSANWYARNLRFRGNMRGSLSGTLATMGPGVPYGIGAKFGHPDRPVIVFAGDGAMQMNGMAELITIKRYWSEWKDPRLIIAILHNNDLNQVTWEMRAMAGAPKFAESQNLPDVDFAAFAASLGLNAMAIKDPDELSDAWRNALSADRPTVLDVFTDPDMPPIPPHATWEQFKSATTAVLSGDEDRVGFVKVGLKTKMQEFMPHKKS; the protein is encoded by the coding sequence CCGCATGGGGCCGGGCGGATAACAAGCCCCAGTTCATTCAGTCGCGACACGAGGAGATGAGCGCCTTCGAGGCGGTCGGCTACGCGAAGTTCACCGGCCGAGTGGGCGTCTGCGCGGCGACATCGGGCCCCGGCGCGGTCCACCTGCTCAACGGCCTCTACGACGCCAAACTCGACCATGTCCCGGTGGTGGCGATCGTCGGTCAAACCAACCGCAGCGCCATGGGCGGCAACTACCAGCAGGAGGTCGACCTGCTGAACCTGTTCAAGGACGTCGCCAGCGACTACGTCCAAATGGTCACCGTCCCCGAGCAATTGCCCAACGTGCTGGACCGCGCGATCCGCATCGCGATGACCCAGCGGGCGCCGACGGCGTTGATCATCCCCAGCGACGTCCAGGAGCTGCCGTACTCGCCGCCCGAGCACGCGTTCAAGATGGTGCCCTCCAGCCTGGGCATCGAGTACCCAGACATCGCCCCCGACGACGCCGCCATCGCGCGCGCCGCCGACGTCCTCAACGCCGGCAAGAAGGTCGCCATGCTGGTGGGCACCGGGGCGCGCGGGGCCCACGAAGAGCTGGCCGAGGTCGCCGACCTGCTCGGCGCCGGCGCGGCCAAGGCGCTGTTGGGCAAGGACGTCCTTTCGGACGAATTGCCTTGGGTCACAGGATCGATCGGGCTGCTGGGAACGCGGCCGAGCTACGAGCTGATGATGGGCTGCGACACGCTGCTCACCGTCGGATCCAGTTTCCCCTACACGCAGTTCTTGCCGCAGTTCGACCAGTGCCGGGCGGTGCAGATCGACATCGACGGGCGAATGATCGGGATGCGCTACCCGTACGAGGTCAACCTGGTCGCCGACGCGAAATCCGCACTGCGCGCCCTGATTCCGCACCTGCGCCGCAAGGAGGACCGGTCGTGGCGCGAAGGCGTCGAGAAGAACGTGGCGCGCTGGTGGGAGACGATGGACAAGGAAGCCATGGTCAGCGCCGACCCGATCAACCCCATGCGGCTGTTCTCCGAGCTGTCCCCGCAGCTGCCCGAGAACGCCATCGTCACAGCCGATTCCGGCTCGTCGGCCAACTGGTACGCGCGCAACCTGCGCTTCCGCGGCAACATGCGCGGCTCGCTGTCGGGGACGCTGGCGACGATGGGCCCCGGGGTTCCCTACGGCATCGGCGCGAAATTCGGCCACCCGGACCGGCCGGTCATCGTGTTCGCGGGCGACGGCGCCATGCAGATGAACGGCATGGCCGAGCTGATCACGATTAAGCGCTACTGGAGCGAGTGGAAAGACCCCCGCCTGATCATCGCGATCCTGCACAACAACGACCTCAACCAGGTGACCTGGGAGATGCGTGCGATGGCCGGCGCCCCGAAATTCGCGGAGTCCCAAAACCTTCCCGACGTCGACTTCGCCGCGTTCGCGGCCAGCCTGGGCCTGAACGCCATGGCGATCAAGGATCCGGACGAATTGTCCGACGCGTGGCGCAATGCCTTGTCGGCCGACCGCCCCACCGTGCTGGACGTCTTCACCGATCCCGACATGCCGCCCATCCCGCCGCACGCCACCTGGGAGCAGTTCAAGTCGGCCACCACCGCGGTGTTGTCCGGTGACGAGGACCGTGTGGGCTTCGTCAAGGTTGGCCTGAAAACCAAGATGCAGGAGTTCATGCCGCACAAGAAGAGCTGA
- a CDS encoding UdgX family uracil-DNA binding protein (This protein belongs to the uracil DNA glycosylase superfamily, members of which act in excision repair of DNA. However, it belongs more specifically to UdgX branch, whose founding member was found to bind uracil in DNA (where it does not belong), without cleaving it, appears to promote DNA repair by a pathway involving RecA, rather than base excision.), whose translation MTATAKAPGADRYLPEERDIDALRSAAETCHGCALFEDATQTVFGNGHPGAPIMLVGEQPGDQEDRAGEPFVGPAGRLLARALEDAGIDPVLTYQTNAVKHFKFTRKGGKRRIHQKPGRTEVVACRPWLIAEIEAVQPEVIVCLGATAAQSLLGTTFRVSEQRGRELKLPESVDIARTPEPIVVATVHPSSVLRDRSDRRDEVYQSFVDDLRIARSGLA comes from the coding sequence ATGACAGCCACCGCGAAGGCCCCCGGCGCCGACCGCTATCTCCCCGAGGAGCGGGACATCGACGCGCTGCGCAGCGCGGCCGAAACATGCCACGGCTGTGCGCTTTTCGAAGATGCCACCCAAACCGTGTTCGGCAACGGGCATCCCGGGGCGCCGATCATGTTGGTGGGCGAGCAGCCCGGTGACCAGGAGGACCGCGCCGGTGAGCCGTTCGTCGGGCCGGCGGGCCGACTGCTCGCCCGGGCGCTCGAAGACGCCGGCATCGACCCGGTGCTCACCTATCAGACCAACGCCGTCAAGCATTTCAAGTTCACCCGCAAGGGTGGCAAACGGCGCATCCACCAAAAGCCCGGCCGCACCGAGGTCGTCGCCTGCCGGCCCTGGCTGATCGCCGAGATCGAGGCCGTGCAGCCCGAGGTCATCGTGTGCCTGGGGGCAACGGCCGCACAATCGTTGCTGGGCACCACCTTTCGGGTTTCCGAGCAGCGGGGCCGGGAGCTGAAGCTCCCGGAGTCCGTCGACATCGCAAGGACGCCCGAGCCCATCGTGGTGGCGACCGTGCACCCGTCGTCGGTGTTGCGCGACCGCAGCGACCGCCGCGACGAGGTCTACCAGTCGTTCGTCGACGACCTGCGCATCGCCCGCTCCGGGCTGGCGTAG
- a CDS encoding hemerythrin domain-containing protein, with amino-acid sequence MARAITSPTDVVDFLVSQHEQIKAMFADTLAASGEAREKAFVELRRLLAVHETAEEEIVHPRAKRKIANGTTVVDKRLHEEHEAKTVLQRLEKLDVDSEEFTRELTKLRDAVIDHAEHEEHDEFAKLGEELSADELERMGRAAQLAEAIAPTRPHAGVESQVANLAAGPFAAMLDRARDAIVGKG; translated from the coding sequence ATGGCACGCGCCATCACGTCGCCCACCGACGTGGTCGACTTTCTCGTCAGTCAGCACGAGCAGATCAAGGCGATGTTCGCCGACACCCTGGCGGCGTCCGGAGAAGCACGGGAGAAGGCCTTCGTCGAGCTTCGGCGGCTGCTCGCCGTGCACGAGACCGCGGAGGAGGAAATCGTTCACCCGCGGGCCAAGCGCAAGATCGCCAATGGCACCACCGTGGTCGACAAGCGGCTGCACGAAGAGCACGAGGCCAAGACCGTGCTGCAGCGGCTGGAAAAGCTCGACGTCGACAGCGAGGAATTCACCCGCGAGTTGACCAAGCTGCGCGACGCGGTGATCGACCACGCCGAGCACGAGGAGCACGACGAATTCGCCAAGCTGGGCGAGGAATTGAGCGCCGACGAGCTGGAACGGATGGGCCGCGCCGCGCAGCTCGCCGAAGCCATCGCGCCCACCCGGCCCCACGCCGGTGTGGAATCACAGGTGGCCAACCTGGCCGCGGGCCCGTTCGCCGCGATGCTCGACCGTGCCCGCGACGCCATCGTGGGCAAGGGCTGA
- a CDS encoding sensor domain-containing protein, which translates to MTNPQDPYWQNPLSYDPLGRVPPIEPMEPIEPPAEPPGTPPYRPAVNTLATLSLVFAFVFAPAGAVLGHLGLARIRRTGELGRDRALVGVTLSYVFILLAVVALAGWATLGGSTSSHRTARDSTTSAGPPPPTVPPDTITTLLPGLDALRNITSDANLEVGPTWNSPGRSAQDGSIDRPECWGSIAAGSPDAYTPGSFTGYHAGEFTDTRSMFKSIQVIQGVAAFRDPAGAQSQLDTLLSGWRQCGGSTVTVTASGGQPIKMAVSAPADAGNGITTLDLTPKGIQVRSARAVAAKANVVLDLNVSASGTTDSERPRLAAVTIANYILGKIPG; encoded by the coding sequence GTGACCAACCCCCAGGACCCGTATTGGCAGAACCCGCTGAGTTACGACCCGCTCGGCCGGGTCCCCCCGATCGAGCCGATGGAGCCGATCGAGCCGCCGGCGGAACCGCCCGGGACCCCGCCGTACCGCCCGGCCGTCAACACCCTCGCGACGCTGTCACTGGTGTTCGCGTTCGTGTTCGCTCCCGCCGGAGCGGTTCTGGGGCACCTCGGGTTGGCGCGGATCCGGCGCACCGGCGAACTCGGCCGCGACCGCGCCCTGGTCGGGGTGACGCTGTCGTACGTGTTCATCCTGTTGGCGGTCGTCGCGCTGGCCGGATGGGCGACGCTGGGCGGGTCCACGTCGTCGCACCGGACGGCACGCGACTCGACCACGTCGGCCGGGCCGCCGCCCCCGACCGTCCCACCGGACACGATCACCACGCTGCTGCCCGGATTGGACGCGCTGCGGAACATCACCTCCGACGCGAACCTCGAGGTCGGTCCGACGTGGAACAGCCCCGGCCGCTCGGCGCAGGACGGCAGCATCGACCGCCCGGAATGCTGGGGAAGCATCGCCGCGGGCAGCCCGGACGCCTACACCCCGGGCTCCTTCACCGGGTATCACGCCGGCGAGTTCACCGACACGCGCAGCATGTTCAAGTCGATCCAAGTCATCCAGGGCGTGGCGGCGTTCCGCGATCCGGCCGGGGCGCAGTCCCAACTGGACACGCTGCTGTCCGGATGGCGCCAGTGCGGCGGCTCGACCGTCACCGTGACGGCTTCGGGTGGGCAGCCGATCAAGATGGCGGTGAGCGCTCCCGCCGACGCCGGCAACGGCATCACCACATTGGACCTGACGCCCAAGGGAATACAGGTGCGCTCGGCGCGAGCGGTCGCGGCCAAGGCCAACGTCGTCCTCGACCTGAACGTGTCGGCCAGCGGCACCACGGACAGCGAGCGCCCGCGGCTGGCCGCGGTCACCATCGCCAACTACATCCTCGGCAAGATTCCGGGCTGA
- a CDS encoding aldo/keto reductase, with translation MKYVDVDGVGRVSRIGLGTWQFGSREWGYGDSYAAGAAGDIVRRARALGVTLFDTAEVYGLGKSERILGEALGDERAEVAVASKIMPVAPFPAVVRQRARASARRLGLDRIPLYQIHQPNPVVPDSVIMPGMRDLLDRGTIGAAGVSNYSLQRWQKADTALGRPVISNQVHFSLAYPKALKNLVPFAERENRIVIAYSPLEQGLLGGKYGVDNRPGGVRAMNSLFGTENLRRVEPLLQLLRDVATQLGAKPAQVALAWLISYPGVVAIPGASSVEQLEFNVAAADIELPTESRDALTEAALAFRPTSAARFLTDLAREKLGRR, from the coding sequence ATGAAATACGTCGACGTCGACGGGGTCGGACGGGTCAGCCGGATCGGCTTGGGCACCTGGCAGTTCGGCTCGCGCGAATGGGGTTATGGCGACAGCTACGCCGCCGGCGCCGCGGGCGACATCGTGCGGCGCGCCCGAGCCCTGGGGGTGACGCTGTTCGACACCGCCGAGGTCTACGGGTTGGGCAAGAGCGAGCGGATCCTGGGCGAGGCGCTCGGCGACGAACGCGCCGAGGTGGCGGTGGCCAGCAAGATCATGCCGGTCGCTCCCTTCCCCGCCGTCGTCAGGCAACGCGCGCGAGCCAGCGCCCGGCGGCTGGGACTGGACCGCATCCCGCTGTACCAGATCCACCAGCCCAACCCGGTGGTGCCGGACTCGGTGATCATGCCGGGGATGCGGGACCTGCTGGACCGCGGGACGATCGGCGCGGCGGGCGTCTCGAACTATTCGCTGCAGCGATGGCAGAAGGCCGATACCGCGCTGGGCCGGCCGGTGATCAGCAACCAGGTGCATTTCTCGCTCGCCTATCCGAAGGCGCTCAAGAACCTGGTGCCTTTCGCCGAACGGGAGAACCGCATCGTGATCGCCTACAGCCCACTGGAGCAGGGACTGCTGGGCGGCAAGTACGGCGTCGACAACCGCCCCGGCGGCGTTCGCGCGATGAACTCGTTGTTCGGCACCGAGAACCTGCGCCGCGTCGAGCCGCTGCTGCAGTTGTTGCGCGACGTCGCAACGCAACTCGGCGCCAAGCCGGCACAGGTGGCGCTGGCCTGGTTGATCAGCTACCCGGGCGTGGTGGCCATCCCCGGCGCGTCCAGCGTCGAGCAGCTCGAGTTCAACGTCGCGGCCGCCGACATCGAGCTGCCGACCGAATCCCGTGACGCGCTCACCGAGGCGGCGCTGGCGTTCCGGCCGACGTCGGCGGCGCGCTTCCTCACCGACCT